From Fundidesulfovibrio terrae, a single genomic window includes:
- a CDS encoding flagellar hook assembly protein FlgD has translation MLDTTSYLNSIQTGATSSSGSSSSSSSSSSSTSMGQDDFLKILVTQLQTQDPFNSMDTTQMVGQLTQFSMLEQLTNMNTTLTSGLSALSLQTATSASAYIGKTVMASGYSLSVSSGSASSCSYTLGSDATSVKAYVYDSQGDVVRTVDIGTKKSGTYDFQWDGKDSNGKSVDDGTYSLAIVGKDSSNSDVKASTTISGVVSGVSVSSGTIKLTLKDGREVALSNISSVTDTDA, from the coding sequence ATGCTCGACACCACTTCGTACTTAAACAGCATCCAGACTGGCGCGACGAGCAGCTCCGGCAGTTCGAGCAGCAGCTCCAGCAGTTCGTCCTCCACATCCATGGGACAGGACGACTTCCTGAAAATCCTGGTGACGCAGCTCCAGACCCAGGACCCCTTCAACTCCATGGACACCACCCAAATGGTGGGCCAGCTGACCCAGTTCTCCATGCTGGAGCAGCTGACTAACATGAACACCACCCTGACCTCGGGACTCTCGGCGCTCTCCCTCCAGACCGCTACCAGCGCCTCGGCCTACATTGGCAAGACGGTCATGGCCTCGGGGTATTCGTTGTCGGTTTCGAGCGGGTCCGCATCCTCGTGCTCCTACACGCTTGGTTCCGACGCCACCTCGGTCAAGGCCTACGTCTACGACTCACAGGGCGACGTGGTGCGCACCGTGGACATCGGCACCAAGAAGTCCGGCACCTACGACTTCCAGTGGGACGGCAAGGACTCCAACGGCAAGAGCGTGGACGACGGAACCTACTCCCTGGCCATCGTGGGCAAGGATTCCAGCAACAGCGACGTCAAGGCCAGCACCACGATCTCCGGCGTGGTCAGCGGCGTCTCGGTGTCCAGCGGAACCATCAAGCTCACGCTCAAGGACGGGCGCGAAGTGGCCCTCTCCAACATCAGCAGCGTGACCGACACCGACGCCTAG
- a CDS encoding UDP-glucose dehydrogenase family protein, whose protein sequence is MNLCIVGTGYVGLVSAACFAEMGNDVCCVDINPKVVENLRNGKVHIYEPGLDEIVKRNTEQGRLKFTTSIAEGMEGALFVFVCVGTPSKADGSCDLSYVYQVGKEIGQNMTDYKIVVDKSTVPVGTADKMRAIIGEELKARNVSIEYDVVSNPEFLKEGDAVSDFLKPDRVVVGTENVRTAELLKALYGPFARSRDKVIVMSVRSAEMTKYAANCMLATKISFINEISNICERVGADVRDVRMGIGSDSRIGYQFIYPGMGYGGSCFPKDVKALIDTSRQYEFEPQLLASVDEVNNRQKHVLSRKVLNYFEPQGGVKGKTLAIWGLAFKANTDDVREAAAFELIRDLTAKGMKIRCFDPVAGPNTRKEFEGNELVEVVDEQYAVLEGATALAVVTEWNQFRNPDFDRIKKSLKAPLIFDGRNLYSPSLLGEMGFAYFCIGRRDPK, encoded by the coding sequence ATGAACCTGTGCATAGTTGGAACTGGTTATGTCGGCCTCGTGAGCGCCGCTTGTTTCGCCGAGATGGGCAACGACGTCTGCTGCGTGGACATCAACCCCAAGGTTGTCGAGAACCTGCGCAACGGCAAGGTGCACATCTACGAGCCCGGCCTGGACGAGATCGTCAAGCGCAATACCGAGCAGGGCCGCCTGAAGTTCACCACCTCCATCGCCGAAGGCATGGAAGGCGCGCTGTTCGTGTTCGTGTGCGTCGGCACCCCCTCCAAGGCCGACGGTTCCTGCGACCTGAGCTACGTCTACCAGGTCGGCAAGGAAATCGGTCAGAACATGACCGACTATAAGATCGTGGTCGACAAATCCACCGTGCCAGTGGGCACCGCCGACAAGATGCGCGCCATCATCGGCGAAGAGCTCAAGGCCCGGAATGTCTCCATCGAATACGATGTGGTCTCCAACCCCGAGTTCCTCAAGGAAGGCGACGCCGTCAGCGACTTTCTCAAGCCCGACCGCGTGGTCGTCGGCACCGAGAACGTCCGTACCGCCGAGCTCTTGAAGGCCCTCTACGGACCCTTCGCCCGCAGCCGCGACAAGGTCATCGTCATGAGCGTGCGCTCTGCCGAAATGACCAAGTACGCCGCCAACTGCATGCTGGCCACCAAGATATCCTTCATCAACGAGATCTCCAACATCTGCGAGCGCGTGGGCGCCGACGTGCGCGACGTGCGCATGGGCATCGGCTCCGACAGCCGCATCGGCTACCAGTTCATCTACCCCGGCATGGGCTACGGCGGCTCCTGCTTCCCCAAGGACGTCAAGGCGCTCATCGACACCTCGCGCCAGTACGAGTTCGAGCCCCAGCTGCTCGCCTCCGTGGATGAAGTGAACAACCGCCAGAAGCATGTGCTCTCGCGCAAGGTCCTGAACTACTTCGAGCCGCAGGGCGGCGTGAAGGGCAAGACCCTGGCCATCTGGGGCCTGGCCTTCAAGGCCAACACCGACGACGTGCGCGAAGCCGCCGCGTTCGAGCTCATCCGCGACCTTACCGCCAAGGGCATGAAGATTCGCTGCTTCGACCCCGTCGCCGGGCCCAACACCCGCAAGGAGTTCGAAGGCAACGAGCTGGTCGAGGTGGTGGACGAGCAGTACGCCGTGCTGGAAGGCGCCACCGCCCTGGCCGTGGTCACCGAGTGGAACCAGTTCCGCAACCCGGACTTCGACCGCATCAAGAAGAGCCTCAAGGCTCCCCTGATCTTCGACGGCCGCAACCTGTACTCGCCGAGCCTGCTGGGCGAAATGGGCTTCGCCTATTTCTGCATCGGCCGCCGCGACCCCAAGTAA
- a CDS encoding RNA polymerase sigma factor: MQQVNYDFDFATELMSKVFMVSGNTARDAWNMVDKVVRICLNKHAGREYEDDVVRVKGLIVKRLVDEIEHPSYFNGGEKCSVQTCIVVMSREITLNYVRNAHYAKSSISDVFKAMNVDVAGAQYYLDALDEMFSPSQKCVLRLIYGEGCSVDQAAGMLGVSSGEVRSLQWQALERLQERWQALKNGSELQ; this comes from the coding sequence ATGCAGCAGGTCAATTACGATTTCGATTTCGCCACAGAGCTCATGTCGAAGGTGTTCATGGTGAGCGGCAATACGGCGCGCGATGCCTGGAACATGGTGGACAAGGTAGTGCGCATCTGTTTGAATAAACATGCTGGAAGAGAGTATGAAGACGATGTTGTCCGTGTGAAGGGACTCATCGTGAAGAGACTCGTCGACGAAATAGAACACCCTTCGTACTTCAACGGCGGTGAGAAGTGCTCCGTGCAGACCTGCATCGTGGTGATGTCCCGGGAAATCACACTCAACTACGTGCGTAACGCGCACTACGCCAAGTCCTCCATCTCCGACGTGTTCAAGGCCATGAACGTGGATGTGGCCGGGGCGCAGTACTACCTGGACGCATTGGACGAGATGTTCTCACCCTCCCAGAAGTGCGTGTTGCGTCTGATCTACGGCGAGGGCTGCTCAGTGGATCAGGCGGCCGGAATGCTCGGCGTCTCCTCCGGGGAAGTCCGCTCCCTGCAGTGGCAGGCCCTGGAACGCCTGCAGGAACGCTGGCAGGCCCTGAAAAACGGCTCGGAACTCCAGTAG
- a CDS encoding anti-sigma factor family protein: protein MKCPGMNEMAAFLDQAQSREEEAHWREHFRRCAKCRKAVDELRALLCPEPIEPDDGCLENGKALVGRGCPPSSGLPLTSRGMSFSGFAMHVLNIGGN from the coding sequence GTGAAATGCCCTGGAATGAACGAGATGGCCGCCTTCCTGGACCAGGCCCAGAGCAGGGAGGAGGAGGCCCATTGGCGCGAGCACTTCCGCCGGTGCGCCAAGTGCCGCAAGGCCGTGGATGAACTCCGGGCTCTGTTGTGCCCGGAACCCATTGAGCCTGACGACGGCTGCCTGGAGAACGGCAAGGCGCTTGTGGGGCGGGGATGCCCGCCGTCCTCGGGACTGCCCCTGACCTCGAGAGGCATGTCCTTCTCCGGTTTCGCAATGCATGTCCTGAACATCGGAGGAAACTGA
- the flgF gene encoding flagellar basal-body rod protein FlgF, with the protein MSLMSAMYDGISGLTAHSQAMSVVGNNLANSSTMGFKRTTTQFEDFFYQNVTTGSTFGQVGLGTDIASLYGDFSQGAFQSTGNATDLAISGSGFFMVNNPNSGSTYYTRAGNFEFNKNGYLVDPNGYVVQGWKAYTDTTSGSVTNVGALGDIHLTSFQISPSATTKLRMVTNLNKSATESTTDATDPYFALFKTWDGQSDPALSDTSYSYQSTLKVYDKAGAAHDVTVYYDKVSNASGDNIWEYVVASDPTEDGRTINGVKTSSTSAAGLLMMGTLTFDSTGSLKNMSAFTLNSNASGNLKSLTNWTPANFSSDGYPVFTANFVAASNASVTTASNASSIKLDLGIHSSSRYGGWTSSVTDASMVGTNAGSLPQITTAKIDDTTTTAYSSSFSIVDESQDGYASGYLQSVKVTSDGVVTGVYSNNQTKNLFVVGLANFTNLQGLQREGSNLFSKTSESGDPRIGTANSTGLGSIASGELEQSNVDTATEMVNMISYQRGFQANSKVISTVDQMLTEVIQLKR; encoded by the coding sequence ATGTCCCTCATGTCAGCCATGTATGACGGCATATCCGGCCTCACCGCCCACAGCCAGGCCATGTCCGTGGTGGGCAACAACCTCGCCAACTCGAGCACCATGGGGTTCAAGCGCACCACCACCCAGTTCGAGGACTTCTTCTACCAGAACGTCACCACCGGCAGCACCTTCGGGCAGGTGGGCCTGGGCACGGACATAGCCAGCCTCTACGGGGACTTCTCCCAGGGGGCCTTCCAGTCCACCGGCAACGCCACGGACCTGGCCATCAGCGGAAGCGGGTTCTTCATGGTGAACAATCCCAACAGCGGCTCCACCTACTACACCCGGGCCGGCAACTTCGAATTCAACAAGAACGGCTATCTGGTGGACCCCAACGGCTACGTGGTCCAGGGCTGGAAAGCCTACACGGACACCACCAGCGGCTCCGTGACCAACGTGGGCGCCCTCGGCGACATCCACCTGACCAGTTTCCAGATAAGCCCTTCGGCCACCACCAAGCTCAGGATGGTCACCAACCTCAACAAAAGCGCCACCGAGAGCACCACCGACGCCACCGACCCCTACTTCGCCCTGTTCAAGACCTGGGACGGCCAGTCCGACCCGGCCCTGTCCGACACCAGCTACTCCTACCAGAGCACCCTCAAGGTTTACGACAAGGCCGGCGCCGCCCACGACGTCACCGTCTATTACGACAAGGTGAGCAACGCGAGCGGCGACAACATCTGGGAATACGTCGTGGCCAGCGACCCCACCGAGGACGGCCGGACCATAAACGGCGTCAAGACAAGCTCCACTTCAGCCGCCGGCCTTCTCATGATGGGCACGCTGACCTTTGATTCCACCGGCAGCCTCAAGAACATGAGCGCCTTCACCCTGAATTCCAACGCCTCCGGCAACCTGAAGTCGCTCACCAACTGGACTCCGGCCAACTTCTCCTCCGACGGCTACCCGGTGTTCACGGCCAACTTCGTGGCCGCCTCCAACGCCAGCGTCACCACGGCCTCGAACGCGTCGAGCATCAAGCTGGACCTGGGCATACACAGCTCGTCCAGGTACGGCGGCTGGACAAGCTCCGTGACGGACGCGTCCATGGTCGGCACCAACGCCGGCAGCCTGCCGCAGATAACCACCGCCAAGATCGACGACACCACCACCACGGCCTATTCGAGCTCGTTCAGCATCGTGGACGAATCCCAGGACGGATACGCCTCCGGCTACCTCCAGAGCGTGAAGGTCACTTCCGACGGCGTGGTCACGGGGGTCTACTCCAACAACCAGACCAAGAACCTCTTCGTGGTGGGCCTGGCCAACTTCACCAACCTCCAGGGGCTGCAGCGCGAGGGGAGCAACCTCTTCAGCAAGACCTCCGAATCGGGCGACCCGCGCATCGGCACGGCCAACAGCACCGGCCTGGGCAGCATCGCCTCGGGGGAACTGGAGCAGTCCAACGTGGATACGGCCACGGAGATGGTCAACATGATCAGTTACCAGCGCGGTTTCCAAGCCAACAGCAAGGTCATCAGCACCGTTGACCAGATGCTCACCGAAGTCATCCAGCTCAAGAGATAG
- a CDS encoding nitroreductase family protein, whose translation MSIKRRTVLGLAAALPVLATGTAFAQQAKGMDALECIQTRRSMRKYLDKPVSDDLIKQVLEAAMLAPSAHNEQPWHFVVVKNRDKLKAFTQAGSKPAEGAAAGILVCGEPGIAKAQGTWPLDCSAATQNLLLAANALGLGGVWTVAYPDEDRMAKYRTLLSIPQTIMPFAFVCLGWPEKPGWKETTRIKPERIKQETWS comes from the coding sequence ATGAGCATCAAACGCAGAACCGTCCTCGGCCTCGCCGCAGCCTTGCCCGTGCTGGCCACGGGCACCGCCTTCGCCCAGCAGGCCAAGGGCATGGACGCCCTCGAATGCATCCAGACCAGGCGCTCCATGCGCAAGTACCTGGACAAGCCCGTGAGCGACGACCTGATCAAACAGGTCCTGGAAGCGGCCATGCTGGCCCCCTCCGCCCACAACGAGCAGCCCTGGCATTTCGTGGTGGTCAAGAACCGCGACAAGCTGAAGGCGTTCACCCAGGCCGGTTCGAAGCCCGCCGAGGGCGCCGCCGCGGGCATCCTGGTCTGCGGAGAGCCGGGTATCGCCAAGGCCCAGGGAACCTGGCCCCTTGACTGCTCCGCCGCCACCCAGAACCTGCTCCTGGCCGCCAATGCCTTGGGCCTGGGCGGCGTCTGGACCGTGGCCTACCCCGACGAGGACCGCATGGCCAAATACCGCACCCTGCTCTCCATCCCGCAGACCATCATGCCCTTTGCCTTCGTCTGCCTGGGCTGGCCCGAAAAGCCGGGCTGGAAGGAAACCACTCGTATCAAGCCCGAAAGGATCAAGCAGGAAACCTGGTCCTGA
- a CDS encoding methyl-accepting chemotaxis protein, which translates to MAAGLAVAGAVVSWFVAASVHTPLEQLRAGLALVNSRKREFLLREIAEWPKYGELAALASDVIGFNMRRREFYRGAVHALGTPFLMCDEKGLITHTSQSLLAFLGRPEKEVLGRTVGEAFYNRSGASHTEEVIRDKAKLSEEFEITLWNGRAAYVWMHIDCIKTASGEVLGAVMSMVDLTESKKQQTQIEESGKKMILLGQEVNDLAQRVASASEELSATADEQARGATRQKRQSETVATAMEEMTSTVMEVARNASVSSQSATAANEAATSGMRKVGEAVDGITRVSESTRTLGQMLATLDGQAGEIGRIIGVINDIADQTNLLALNAAIEAARAGEAGRGFAVVADEVRKLAEKTMNATKEVGDSIRSIQDGSRRSVASMQETERHVESSTGSTNKAGQELEQIKQRIDDMTGQVAQIATAAEQQSAAAEEINRSIEDIATVASESEEGAVQTAQATRELAQLSQELLTLSQQFMGAGSDKSKLRASKGEMKGVLPKLMRDFLCRELDSGVCESMLEEMGRPTFLPGQSYPDQVLMQMAEIASRHTGKSVRDIFLGLGRYTVPQFHKMYKRYFKMGNLKEFFLTMNDTHAQLTKDFPGIHPPRFTYEDQGGRLIMTYHSKRGYGDYYEGILKGAAEFFREPVSITVTPERDGSARAEIVFKGAKALAA; encoded by the coding sequence GTGGCGGCAGGACTGGCGGTGGCTGGGGCGGTGGTGTCCTGGTTCGTGGCCGCCTCCGTGCACACGCCTCTCGAACAACTGCGCGCGGGGCTTGCGCTGGTCAATTCGCGTAAGCGTGAATTCCTCCTGCGCGAAATAGCCGAGTGGCCCAAATACGGCGAACTGGCCGCCCTGGCCTCGGACGTGATCGGATTCAACATGCGTCGCCGCGAATTCTACCGGGGCGCGGTGCACGCGCTGGGCACCCCCTTCCTGATGTGCGACGAGAAAGGGCTCATCACCCACACCAGCCAGTCCCTGCTGGCCTTCCTGGGCAGGCCCGAGAAGGAAGTCCTGGGGCGCACCGTGGGCGAGGCGTTCTACAACCGCTCCGGAGCCTCCCACACCGAGGAGGTCATTCGGGACAAGGCCAAGCTGTCCGAGGAGTTCGAGATCACCCTTTGGAACGGTCGCGCCGCGTACGTCTGGATGCACATCGACTGCATCAAGACGGCGAGCGGCGAGGTTCTCGGGGCCGTCATGTCCATGGTGGACCTCACCGAATCAAAAAAGCAGCAGACCCAGATCGAGGAGTCGGGCAAGAAGATGATTCTGCTCGGCCAGGAGGTGAACGACCTTGCCCAACGGGTGGCCTCGGCCTCGGAAGAGCTCTCCGCCACCGCCGACGAGCAGGCGCGCGGAGCCACGCGGCAGAAACGCCAGTCGGAAACCGTGGCCACCGCCATGGAGGAGATGACCTCCACCGTCATGGAGGTGGCCAGGAACGCCTCCGTTTCCTCCCAATCCGCCACCGCCGCCAACGAGGCCGCGACCTCGGGCATGCGCAAGGTGGGCGAGGCCGTGGACGGCATCACCCGCGTGTCCGAATCCACCCGCACCCTGGGCCAGATGCTCGCCACCCTGGACGGCCAGGCCGGCGAGATCGGGCGCATCATCGGCGTCATCAACGACATCGCCGACCAGACCAACCTCCTGGCCCTGAACGCGGCCATCGAGGCCGCCCGTGCCGGTGAAGCCGGTCGCGGCTTCGCCGTGGTGGCCGACGAGGTGCGCAAGCTGGCCGAAAAGACCATGAACGCCACCAAGGAAGTGGGCGATTCCATCCGTTCCATCCAGGACGGCTCGCGCAGAAGCGTAGCCTCCATGCAGGAGACCGAACGCCACGTGGAGTCGAGCACCGGGTCGACGAACAAGGCGGGACAGGAACTCGAACAGATCAAGCAGCGCATCGACGACATGACCGGGCAGGTCGCCCAGATCGCCACGGCGGCCGAGCAGCAGTCCGCCGCTGCCGAAGAGATCAACCGCAGCATCGAGGACATCGCCACGGTTGCCTCCGAATCCGAAGAGGGGGCCGTGCAGACCGCCCAGGCCACACGGGAACTGGCCCAGCTCTCCCAGGAGCTCCTGACCCTCTCCCAGCAGTTCATGGGCGCGGGGAGCGACAAGAGCAAGCTGCGCGCCTCCAAGGGGGAGATGAAGGGCGTGCTTCCCAAGCTCATGCGGGATTTCCTCTGCCGCGAGCTCGATTCCGGCGTATGCGAAAGCATGCTCGAAGAGATGGGACGCCCCACCTTCCTGCCTGGGCAGAGCTATCCGGACCAGGTGCTCATGCAGATGGCCGAAATCGCCTCGCGCCACACGGGCAAGAGCGTCCGGGACATCTTCCTGGGGCTTGGCCGCTACACCGTCCCCCAGTTCCACAAGATGTACAAACGCTACTTCAAGATGGGCAATCTCAAGGAATTTTTCCTGACCATGAACGACACCCACGCCCAACTCACCAAGGACTTCCCGGGCATCCACCCGCCCCGCTTCACCTACGAGGACCAGGGGGGCAGGCTGATCATGACCTACCATTCCAAGCGCGGCTACGGGGACTACTATGAAGGCATCCTGAAGGGCGCGGCCGAATTCTTCCGGGAACCGGTGAGCATCACGGTGACACCGGAACGGGACGGCTCGGCCAGGGCGGAAATCGTCTTCAAGGGAGCCAAGGCCCTGGCGGCCTAG
- a CDS encoding methyl-accepting chemotaxis protein yields MRWFSSLRFLAVAAGAAALAGPLLMLATVSLTWLFFALSLAATGLIWLSHLRTAAALKSFEPFLDALSKGDYQAEPPSPAVPEFASLASKLSTATGNLKKDLGLARSVVQGFPLPMLTVDHDARITHINQPALDMLQVPGQAAGWLGRKAGEFFYQDSSRDTNVAKVMREPQDAITGETVLTGRQGREVTLQADRRKLYDLDGRLIGGLCVYSDLTAVRANEKLALERAESMLNAAREMEGITRGLLSASESLDREITQVASGAREQGRRTNEAAMAVKDLHDAAAQVTAYAEEASAEALKTQTQAQQGFQVVEQSMESINLVDSNAKDLAASMSTLSARTDSIGRILDMISDIADQTNLLALNAAIEAARAGDAGRGFAVVADEVRKLAEKTMTATREVGESIGDIQEMATINLERMHSTGELIAQSTKLAAESGQALAGIVEMARANADRAQEIAAAVDVQSQGAQLAASEMEEVRRIADQASGGMDNAAQAVHELAGTAGSLSLLVERLGGE; encoded by the coding sequence ATGCGTTGGTTTTCATCCCTTCGATTTCTCGCCGTAGCGGCAGGTGCGGCCGCCCTTGCCGGCCCCCTTCTCATGCTGGCCACAGTCTCCTTGACGTGGCTTTTCTTCGCGCTCTCCCTGGCCGCGACCGGGCTGATCTGGCTTTCTCACCTCCGCACGGCAGCCGCGCTGAAATCCTTCGAGCCGTTCCTGGACGCCCTGTCCAAGGGCGACTACCAGGCCGAACCGCCATCCCCCGCCGTCCCCGAGTTCGCGTCCCTGGCCTCCAAGCTGAGCACCGCCACCGGGAACCTCAAGAAAGACCTCGGCCTGGCCCGGTCCGTGGTGCAGGGTTTCCCCCTGCCCATGCTCACAGTGGACCACGACGCCCGCATCACCCATATCAACCAGCCCGCGCTGGATATGCTCCAGGTCCCCGGCCAGGCTGCCGGCTGGCTGGGCCGCAAGGCCGGCGAATTCTTCTACCAGGACTCCTCCCGCGACACCAACGTGGCCAAGGTCATGCGCGAACCCCAGGACGCCATCACCGGCGAAACGGTGCTCACCGGCCGCCAGGGGCGCGAGGTCACCCTCCAGGCGGACCGGCGCAAGCTCTACGATCTCGACGGCCGGCTCATCGGCGGCCTGTGCGTCTACAGCGACCTCACCGCAGTACGCGCCAATGAGAAACTCGCCCTTGAACGCGCCGAAAGCATGTTGAACGCAGCCAGGGAAATGGAAGGCATCACGCGGGGGCTGCTCAGCGCGAGCGAAAGCCTGGACCGGGAGATAACCCAGGTGGCAAGCGGAGCGCGCGAACAGGGACGGCGGACCAACGAAGCCGCGATGGCGGTCAAGGACCTTCACGACGCAGCGGCCCAGGTGACCGCTTACGCCGAGGAGGCGTCGGCAGAGGCCTTGAAAACGCAGACGCAAGCCCAGCAGGGATTCCAGGTGGTCGAACAGTCCATGGAGTCCATCAATCTCGTGGACAGCAACGCCAAAGACCTGGCGGCCAGCATGTCCACGCTGTCAGCGCGCACGGATTCCATCGGGCGCATCCTGGACATGATCTCGGACATAGCGGACCAGACCAACCTCCTGGCCCTCAACGCCGCCATCGAGGCCGCCCGCGCCGGTGACGCCGGGCGCGGCTTCGCCGTGGTGGCGGACGAAGTACGCAAGCTGGCCGAAAAAACCATGACCGCCACCCGAGAAGTGGGCGAAAGCATTGGCGACATTCAAGAGATGGCCACGATCAACCTGGAAAGGATGCACTCGACCGGGGAGCTCATCGCCCAGAGCACCAAGCTGGCGGCGGAATCAGGCCAGGCCTTGGCGGGCATCGTGGAGATGGCTCGCGCAAACGCCGATCGGGCCCAGGAAATCGCGGCGGCCGTGGACGTCCAATCCCAAGGCGCCCAATTGGCGGCGTCGGAAATGGAAGAGGTCCGCCGCATTGCCGACCAGGCCTCGGGCGGCATGGACAATGCGGCCCAAGCCGTGCACGAACTGGCAGGCACGGCCGGCTCGCTCTCATTGCTCGTGGAAAGACTCGGCGGAGAGTAA
- a CDS encoding PilZ domain-containing protein: protein MTLNKRKRSRVDTGFDAVVSCGGIEKHNVKVRNLSLKGMLCEPDHRIECIKDCSVTIVLSRSISFTIEARMIRNDEKGLALDFESMDEKAFFHLRNIVRYHSLDPDAIDKELSLPAFKPRT, encoded by the coding sequence ATGACGTTGAACAAGCGGAAACGCAGCCGTGTCGATACCGGATTCGATGCGGTGGTGTCGTGCGGCGGGATCGAGAAGCACAACGTGAAAGTGCGGAACCTGAGCCTCAAGGGCATGCTCTGCGAGCCAGACCATCGCATCGAGTGCATCAAGGACTGCAGCGTCACCATCGTGCTTTCGCGGTCCATCTCCTTCACCATCGAAGCCCGAATGATCCGCAACGACGAGAAGGGGTTGGCGCTGGATTTCGAGAGCATGGACGAGAAGGCCTTCTTCCATCTTCGAAATATCGTCCGTTACCACTCGCTGGACCCGGACGCCATCGACAAGGAATTATCTCTCCCCGCATTCAAGCCCCGGACCTGA